A stretch of Paracoccus sp. N5 DNA encodes these proteins:
- a CDS encoding efflux RND transporter periplasmic adaptor subunit: MTHRPEARLLAAWALACLGSAWPASAQPPLPVEYVQVRRTNLTFDAALTGTIAAKDSVDIGFRLGGRVTEVLVREGDRVAEGQPLARTDPLQQEQALQVARAAVVAAEASEAQARQALERADAMLRRGVGTRAAFDSASQGLSAATGALTQARSTLGQAERALEDTVIRAPSDAIVTARQAEPGQIVGAAQAVISLASATGREAVFLTPDTPLLRDAIGAPVSLTGIDFPELSMQARVTEIAPLVDPATGSVTVRAEIQNAPVSTSLLGAAVRGAVHFPAGTGIAVPWTALTAAGGQPAVWLVDAEHRARLAPVRIERFTNGTVILAEGVEPGQIVVGAGSQMLYPGRQVAAGPAGGK; this comes from the coding sequence ATGACCCATCGTCCCGAAGCCCGCCTGCTGGCCGCCTGGGCCCTGGCCTGCCTTGGCAGCGCCTGGCCGGCATCGGCGCAGCCGCCGCTGCCGGTGGAATATGTCCAGGTCCGGCGCACCAACCTGACCTTCGACGCCGCGCTGACCGGCACCATCGCCGCCAAGGACAGCGTCGACATCGGCTTTCGCCTGGGCGGCCGCGTGACCGAGGTCCTGGTGCGCGAAGGCGACCGTGTCGCCGAGGGCCAGCCCCTGGCCCGCACCGACCCGCTGCAACAGGAACAGGCGTTGCAGGTCGCCCGCGCCGCCGTCGTCGCGGCCGAGGCCAGCGAGGCCCAGGCCCGGCAGGCGCTGGAACGCGCCGATGCGATGCTGCGACGCGGCGTGGGCACGCGCGCGGCCTTCGACAGCGCCAGCCAGGGGCTTTCGGCGGCGACCGGGGCCTTGACCCAGGCGCGCTCGACCCTGGGCCAGGCCGAGCGGGCGCTGGAGGATACGGTGATCCGTGCGCCCTCGGACGCCATCGTCACCGCGCGGCAGGCCGAGCCGGGCCAGATCGTCGGCGCGGCGCAGGCGGTGATCTCGCTGGCCTCGGCCACCGGGCGCGAGGCGGTGTTCCTGACCCCCGACACGCCGCTGCTGCGCGATGCCATCGGTGCGCCGGTCTCGCTGACCGGGATCGACTTCCCCGAACTCAGCATGCAGGCGCGTGTCACCGAGATCGCCCCGCTGGTCGATCCGGCCACCGGCTCGGTCACCGTCCGGGCCGAGATCCAGAATGCGCCGGTCAGCACCAGCCTACTGGGCGCCGCAGTCCGCGGCGCGGTGCATTTCCCGGCCGGAACCGGCATCGCCGTGCCCTGGACGGCCCTGACCGCCGCCGGCGGCCAGCCGGCGGTCTGGCTGGTCGATGCCGAGCACCGCGCCCGGCTGGCCCCGGTCCGCATCGAGCGCTTCACCAACGGCACCGTCATCCTGGCCGAGGGCGTCGAGCCAGGCCAGATCGTGGTCGGCGCCGGCTCGCAGATGCTCTATCCCGGCCGGCAGGTCGCGGCCGGCCCGGCAGGGGGGAAATGA
- the fliP gene encoding flagellar type III secretion system pore protein FliP (The bacterial flagellar biogenesis protein FliP forms a type III secretion system (T3SS)-type pore required for flagellar assembly.), with the protein MTRLVPVLLVLLWPHLAVAQDLPLDAGALETVTNGVGRNSITLLALLTALSLAPGIAIMVTCFPFIVTVLSILRQSIGLQQSPPNMLIVSLAMFLTWFVMSPVLTEAWTTAGAPLRDGQISVEEAFARGIVPFRGFMEHRTDPEMVATLAEVSPEPQAAPDRLSVLVPAFMLSELQRAFEIGFLVALPFLIIDLVVSAVLMSMGMMMVPPAIVALPFKLAFFLVVDGWGMIAAALVRSYQ; encoded by the coding sequence GTGACGCGCCTCGTCCCGGTTCTGCTGGTCCTGCTCTGGCCGCATCTCGCGGTCGCGCAGGATCTGCCGCTGGATGCCGGCGCGCTGGAGACGGTGACGAACGGCGTCGGGCGGAACTCGATCACGCTTCTCGCGCTGCTGACGGCGCTGTCGCTGGCGCCGGGCATCGCCATCATGGTGACCTGCTTTCCCTTCATCGTCACCGTGCTGTCCATCCTGCGCCAGTCTATCGGCCTGCAGCAATCGCCCCCCAACATGCTGATCGTCAGCCTGGCGATGTTCCTGACCTGGTTCGTGATGAGCCCGGTCCTGACCGAGGCATGGACCACCGCCGGCGCGCCGCTGCGCGACGGCCAGATCAGCGTCGAGGAGGCCTTCGCCCGCGGCATCGTGCCGTTTCGCGGCTTCATGGAGCATCGCACCGACCCCGAGATGGTCGCCACCCTGGCCGAGGTCTCGCCCGAGCCGCAGGCGGCGCCGGACCGGCTGTCGGTGCTGGTCCCGGCCTTCATGCTCAGCGAATTGCAGCGCGCCTTCGAGATCGGCTTCCTGGTCGCCCTGCCCTTCCTGATCATCGACCTGGTGGTCTCGGCCGTGCTGATGTCGATGGGGATGATGATGGTGCCGCCGGCCATCGTGGCCTTGCCCTTCAAGCTGGCATTCTTCCTGGTGGTCGACGGCTGGGGCATGATCGCGGCCGCGCTGGTTCGAAGTTACCAGTAA
- a CDS encoding FliM/FliN family flagellar motor C-terminal domain-containing protein: MDDLASLIATDQIQVEITIRLGGTQLTVAELSRLRPDDILTLDQEMSDGVDICVGDKVIAKGELTTGDDADQRLCVRILGPASAS; the protein is encoded by the coding sequence ATGGACGATCTCGCAAGCCTGATTGCAACCGACCAGATCCAGGTGGAAATCACCATCCGGCTGGGCGGCACGCAACTGACCGTGGCCGAACTGTCGCGGCTGCGCCCCGACGACATCCTGACGCTGGACCAGGAGATGTCCGATGGCGTCGACATCTGCGTCGGCGACAAGGTGATCGCCAAGGGCGAGCTGACCACCGGCGATGACGCGGACCAGCGGCTCTGCGTCCGCATCCTCGGCCCGGCCAGCGCATCGTGA